TCAGGACGGTGGGAGAGCCCGGGTCGCGATGCACGGCCCGGCGCACGGGCAGGGGCGAGCGGCCCGGGACCAGCACGCCCGGCATGTCGGCCACGGCGGCCAGAAGCGCGGCCTTGCCGCCGCCGGATGCGGCGTGCTCGCGGATGCGGTCGAGAAATTCCGGGAAACCCGCCTCGGCCTCGCCCACGAAGGCCGCGTCCAGGGCGGGCAGGATGGGCGCGGGGTTCATGAAAAGAAGCGGCCCGCCCGCCACAACCAGGGGATAGCCCGGCCGGTCGACGGCCAGGGGGGGCAGGTCGACGGATAAAAGCGCGGCCACGGCGGCGGCTAAGTCCTCTTCGTAGCCAAGCGAAAAGGCGATGACCGGGAAGTCGGAGAGGGGGCGGCCGGAATCTTCGGATACGGCCTTGCCCGGGCCGGAGTAAAACACCCGTTCCACGGCCAGGGCGGGATGCTGCGAGACCAGGGCGTAGACCGCCTGCCAGCCCAGGGCCGACAGGGCGGCCCGTGGCGGCCCCGGAAACACCAGGGCCACGGGGAGCCGCCCGCCCCATTCACGCCGGGGCGGGCGATCACGACCGAAGAAGACCGGGGAGGGAGGATCGCGCCTCACGGCAGCGGACGCCGTCAATCCGCCTGCATGCGGATAAACGACGGAATCTCGAATTCCTCCTCATCGAAAATGAACTCTTCCTCGCCAGGGGCGTGGGCCTTGACCGGCGGCTGCACCGCTACAGACTCGGGGGTCTTTTTGACCCCTTTGCGGATGTAGGCCGGGATGTTGTAGTCGTTGGCCGTGGCCGAGGTCAGGATCTTGGCCGCCCGGGGGCTCTGCATGACGCCGCCGCCGACGCTTGAGGGCTGGGCCGGGACGCCGCCGCCGCTGGGGCCGGACGAATTGGGCGTGCGGGTGCGGCTTAGGGGGGTCACGTTTTCCGCGTGGCGTTCATCGGCCTGCCGCGCGGCGGCGGTGGAGGCGGCCAGGCGTTCGCTGTCGATGCCTGTGGCGATGACCGTGATGCGCATTTCGTCCCCGGCGTCCTGGTCGAAGACCGTGCCGAAGAAAACCTTGGCGTCCTCGTGGACGGCCTCGGTGATGGTGGAGGCGGCCTCGTCCACTTCCTCGATGGTCAGGTCGGGACCGCAGGTGATGTTCATGAGCACGCCGCGCGCGCCGTCGATGGTCACGTCTTCCAGAAGCGGGCTGGTGATGGCCTTGAGCGCGGCCTCGCGGGCCCGGGATTCGCCCCGGGACACGCCGAATCCCATCATGGCCAGTCCCATCTCGGACATGACGGCCTTGACGTCGGCGAAGTCCAGGTTGATCAGGCCCGGCACCATGATCAGGTCGGAGATGCCCTTGACCGCAAAATACAGCACCTCGTCGGCCTTTTTGAGCATTTCCAGAAAGGTGGCCTTTTTGGAGGCCAGGGACAGCAGGCGGTCGTTGGGGATGGTGATGATGGAGTCCACCACCTCGCGCAGGGCCTGCACGCCCTTTTCGGCCTGGAGCAGCCGCTTTTTGCCTTCAAAATAGAAGGGCTTGGTGACCACGGCCACGGTCAAGGCTCCGATCTCCTTGGCCGCCTGGGCGATGACCGGCGCGGCCCCGGTACCGGTGCCGCCGCCCATGCCGGCGGTGATGAACACCATGTCCGCGTCGCCGAGCGTCTCGCGGATGAGGTCGATGCTTTCCAGGGCGGCGTCGCGGCCGACCTCGGGATTGGCCCCCGCGCCAAGACCCTTGGTCAGCTTCTCGCCGATCTGAAGGCGAAACTCGGCCTTGGATTTGCTTAAGGCCTGCATGTCCGTATTGGCGGTGATGAAGGTGACGCCCTTAAGCGCCGAACAAATCATGTTGTCCACGGCATTGCTGCCGCCGCCCCCTGCGCCCACCACTTTGATGCGTGCGCTCGATTCGGTGTCCAGTTCGAAATATTCCATGTCCATTCCCTCCCCCTCGATAGTCTCCTTGAATGCTCCCCGAAAAAACCCCAGCCGCCCTACTTCACATCAACAAACCACTTGCGCATCCTCCCCAGAATGCGATTGAAAACATTCTCGTCGCGGATGCGGAACCGCTGCTCCACACCCTCTTTTTCGGCGCCGTACATGAGAAGCCCCACCGCCGTGGCGTACTTGGGGCTGTGAACCACGTCTTTTAAGCCGCCCACCTTGTCCGGGTAGGCCACCCGGGTGGGCAGGTTGAAAATCTGCTCGCCAAGCTCCTGGATGCCTTCGATCAGCGCCGTGCCGCCGGTTAAGACCACGCCCGCGCCGATTAAGCCCTTCATGCCGGAACGGATGAGCTCCTGGTCAACCAAGGCCAGCATCTCCTCCACCCTGGGCTCGCAGATCTCGGCCAACACCTGGCGCGACAAGCGGCGCGGTTCCCGGCCGCCCACGCTTGTGACCTCGATGACCTCGTCTTTTTGCACCAGGTCGGCCAGGGCGCAACCATATTTCACCTTGATGGCCTCGGCGCTGGCCATGGGCGTGCGCAGCCCGAAGGCGATGTCGTTGGTCAGGTTGGTGCCGCCCAGGGCCAACACGGCCGTGTGCTTGATGGAATCGTTGGCGAAAAGGGCCACGTCCGTGGTGCCGCCGCCCAGATCCACCAGGGCCACGCCGATCTCGCGCTCCTCGTCGGTCAGGACCGCCTTGGCCGAGGCCAGGGACTCGAGCACGATGTCCGAGACGTCCAGGCCCGCCCGGTGGCAGGAGCGGATGATGTTCTGGGCGCTGGTCACCGCGCCGGTGACGATGTGGACCTTGACCTCCAGGCGCACCCCGGCCATCCCTAAGGGGTCGGCGATGCCGCGCTGGTCGTCCACGATGAATTCCTGGGGCAGGATGTGGATGACCTCGCGGTCCAGCGGGATGGCCACGGCCTTGGCCGCGTCGATGACCCGCTCCACGTCGCGCTGCCCCACCTCGCCGCCCTTGACGGCGATGACCCCGTGGCTGTTGAAGCCCTTGATGTGGCTCCCGGCGATGCCCGCATAGACCGAGCGAATCTCGCACCCGGCCATGAGCTCGGCCTCTTCCAGGGCCTTTTTGATGGACTGCACGGTCTGCTCGATGTTGACCACCACGCCCTTGCGCAATCCGTTGGACTGGGCGGTGCCGATGCCCACCACGTCCACGCCCTCGGGCGACAATTCGCCCACCACCACGCAGATCTTGGTGGTTCCGATATCCAGTCCGACAATGAGTTCCGACTTGGCCATGGCCTCCTCCCCTTCCTGTCTCCACGATGTTCGCCGCCCCGTCCCCGAACGCCCCCACGCCGAAAGACGGGACCGTTGCGACTATGACTTTTTTTCCACCCAGACCTTGTCGTCCTGGGCGGTGATGACCCCAACCTTGTCCAGCTCCCCGCGCCGCTTGAGATCGGCCCACACGAGGTTTAGGCGATGCAGGTTCTGCATCCAGTTTTCCGAGCCGATGCACATGAGGATGTCCGAGTCCATAAGCTGGACCTCAAGCCCGCGTCCCCAACTCAAACGTATCCAACCCACCTGGCTGAAACGGAACGGGGCGCGGTGCTCGCCGACGGTCCTTTTGAGCTCGGCCAACAGGGCCAGACGCTTTTCCATTCCGGCCTCGACCTCGATCTGGGGCAGGGAAACGAAGGTTCCCGCCTCCACCCTGTCGATCAGGCGGCCGGATTCGTCGCAATAATAAAGGCCGCCCTGATGATGCACAAGATAGGCTGGCACGCGTTCCACGATCTGGATGGACAACGATCCCGGCAAAACCCGCTTGACCGTTGCCGATTCGATCCACGGGTCTCGCGTCAGCGCCAGACGAATTTGTTCCATGTCCAGGGACAGCAGGTTGTCGCCCGGGGCGATCTCGGCTAGGGCCCGCACATGATCCTGAGACAGCCGGGAGACCCCGGCGATGTCCACGTTGGTCAGATCGAAATAATTCACCGTGGTCAGCCAGCGATATCCGGCCAAAAGACCGACGCTGACGGCCACAATGACCGCTGCGGCGAATCCCATGGTCATGATCCTGGCGAAAAACCCGCCCACGGAGCTGAAGCTGACCCTGGAAGCTCGCGGCTGGGAAAACCGGGCGGCAGCCAGGGCGCGGTTGCGGTTGCCGCCCAGGCGCCAACCGCGCGTCGGGGACGGTTTGACCGGCGCGGCCACGCTGTAGGCGTTTTTTCGCTTCTTGGAGATGGCTATGCCACCGGAGATGCCGCCAACCCGCACGCTCATGACACCACCCTCACCTCAAGCTCCAGTTCATGGCCGAACTTCGACCGCACCGCCTCCCGGGCCGCATCGATCAACGCAAAGGCCTCGTCGCTCGCCCCCCCGCCGCGATTGACCAGAAAATTGGCGTGCATGGCGGAAAACTCCATGCCTCCCAGACGCCTCCCCCGAAACCCGGCCAGATCCAGGAGCCTCCCGGCGCTCTCGCCGGGGGGGTTTTTGAACAGGCACCCGGCCGTGGCCGCCGCGATGGGCTGGGTGGCCTTTTTTTTCTCCAGTGCGGCCCGGGCCTCCTGCCTGACAACCGCCTCGGCCGCGACGGAAAAATCGAAAAGAACCCGGGCGATCATGAAAAACCCCGTAACGCCCGTAAGCGAAAACCGGCGGTAGCCCGCAGTAAACCTGTCCGGCCCGAAAAACTCCACCCCATCCTTTGGCGTCCAGGCCCAGACCCCGGCCAAAACCCCGGCCATGTCCCGGCCATACGACCCGGCGTTTCCGGCCACGGCCCCGCCGACGCTCCCCGGAATACCGGCCATCCCCGAGATGCCCGCCAGCCCGTGCCGACTGCACCAGGACACCAGCCGTCCCAGCCTGAGGCCGCCCCAGGCCGCAACCCGGACCCGGCCGTGCGGCGCGCCGGGGACTGGCTCCGGGTCGTCGCCGCGCGAAAGGCTGACCACGGCCACATCAAGCTCCCGGTCCACGGCCAGGAGGTTGCTGCCGCCGCCCAGGGCCAGGGGCCTTGCGCCGACGCGGGCCAGGGCGTCCGCCAGCCCGTCCAGGTCGGCCAGGGCCGCCGCCCGGATCTCAGCCCGGGTCTTTCCCCCCAGGCCAAGGGTCGTGCGTCGGGCCAGAGGCGGCCCGTCAAGGATTTCAAGCCCCACCTTCCCGCTCCAGAAAATGCTGTCCCACCTGCCACACGTTGCCCGCGCCCAGGGTCAAAAGGAGGTCGCCCGAGGCCAGCACGTCCGGCAGGGCCTCCTCAACGGCGGCGAAGTCCGGATAAAACGACACCTTGGTCTTGCTCACCTGGCGGATGCCCTGGGCCAGGCTCTCGCCGGAGACGCCGGGGATGGGCGACTCCGAGGCCGGATAGATCTCGGTCAGGACGAGTTCGTCCACGCCCTCGAAGCAGCGGCAGAACTCACCGAAAAGGGCCTGGGTGCGGGTGAAGCGATGGGGCTGAAAGACCACCACCAGCCGCTTGTCCGGATAGCAGCTCCTGGCCGTGGCCAGGGTGGCCCGGATCTCGGCCGGATGGTGGCCGTAGTCGTCCACCACCGTGACCCCGGCCGCCGCCCCCTTGAGCTCGAAGCGCCGACCCACGCCGGCGAATTTGCTGAACGCCCCGGCCACGGTGTCCGCCGGGATGCCCGCCTCCAGGGCCACGCCCAGGGCCCCCAGGGCGTTTTGCACGTTGTGGCGGCCCGGATGGTTCAGGCGCATCTCGGCCAGAAACGCGCCATCAAGAAACACCTCGAAGCGGCTCGACGAGCCCAAGCGCAGGATGTTGCCGCGCAGCCTGGCCTTGTCGCCGAATCCGTAGGTCAAAACCGGCCGGTTGACGCGGGGCAGAAGCCTGGCCACGCCTGGATCGTCCAGGCAGACCACGTTGACGCCGTAAAAGGGGATGGCGTTTAAAAACCGCACAAAGGCGTCGTCGATGGCCTGCTGGCCGGAATAAAAGTCCAGGTGGTCGGCGTCCACGTTGGTGACCACGGTGGTGATGGGCGACAGGCACAAAAAGGAGCCGTCGGACTCGTCGGCCTCGGCGATGAGGTATTCGCCCTCGCCCAGGCGCGCCCCGGCCCCGTAGGCGTTTAAGCGGCCGCCGATGATGACCGTGGGGTCAAGACCGGCCTCGGTGAAGATGGTGGCCAAAAGGGAGGTGGTGGTGGTCTTGCCGTGGGTTCCGGCCACGGCGATGCCCGTACGCAGACGCATGAGCTCGGCCAGCATCTCGGCCCGGGGGATGATGGGGATGCCCCGGGACCGCGCCTCCACCAGCTCCGGATTATCGGCGGCCACGGCCGAGGAGCGCACCACCACGTCGGCCTGACCGACGTTCTCCCGGCCATGGCCGATGGCGATGTCCGCGCCAAGCTGCTTTAAGCGTTTGACCACCGGGCCGTAGGCCAGATCCGAGCCGCCCACGTCATAGCCGAGATTTAAGAGCACCTCGGCGATGCCGCTCATGCCCGAGCCGCCGATGCCCACCATGTGGATGCGCCGCACCTTGGTGCGCATGCCGCCCTTTCCTGCTGCATCAAGCCCGCTCATGACCGGCCTCCGGTGCACGTCCGCGAGGCGGCCAGGGCCGACAACTCGTGGGCGATGGTCTCGGCCGCCCTGGGGGCGGCCAGTTTCCCGGCGGCCAGGGCCATGGCCGAAAGCCGCTCGGGATGATCAAAGAGGTTCAGCACCAGATCGGCCAGCGATGCCGGGTCCAGGCGTTTCTGATCGATGACCACCGCCGCCCCGGCCTTGGCCATAAACGAGGCGTTCACCGTCTGGTGGTCGTGGGTGGCGAAGGGAAAGGGTATCAGGATGGCGGGCTTTTTGGCCGAGGTGATCTCGGCCAGGGTGCTGGCCCCGGAACGGGCGATGATCAGGTCGGCCCAGGCATAGGCGGCAGCCATGTCCTCGATGAAATTTTCAATGGCCAACTCCCCCGGCTCGGCGCGGCCCGCCGCACGCCGGGCCTC
Above is a genomic segment from Desulfolutivibrio sulfodismutans DSM 3696 containing:
- a CDS encoding UDP-N-acetylmuramate dehydrogenase, which codes for MGLEILDGPPLARRTTLGLGGKTRAEIRAAALADLDGLADALARVGARPLALGGGSNLLAVDRELDVAVVSLSRGDDPEPVPGAPHGRVRVAAWGGLRLGRLVSWCSRHGLAGISGMAGIPGSVGGAVAGNAGSYGRDMAGVLAGVWAWTPKDGVEFFGPDRFTAGYRRFSLTGVTGFFMIARVLFDFSVAAEAVVRQEARAALEKKKATQPIAAATAGCLFKNPPGESAGRLLDLAGFRGRRLGGMEFSAMHANFLVNRGGGASDEAFALIDAAREAVRSKFGHELELEVRVVS
- the murC gene encoding UDP-N-acetylmuramate--L-alanine ligase; translated protein: MRTKVRRIHMVGIGGSGMSGIAEVLLNLGYDVGGSDLAYGPVVKRLKQLGADIAIGHGRENVGQADVVVRSSAVAADNPELVEARSRGIPIIPRAEMLAELMRLRTGIAVAGTHGKTTTTSLLATIFTEAGLDPTVIIGGRLNAYGAGARLGEGEYLIAEADESDGSFLCLSPITTVVTNVDADHLDFYSGQQAIDDAFVRFLNAIPFYGVNVVCLDDPGVARLLPRVNRPVLTYGFGDKARLRGNILRLGSSSRFEVFLDGAFLAEMRLNHPGRHNVQNALGALGVALEAGIPADTVAGAFSKFAGVGRRFELKGAAAGVTVVDDYGHHPAEIRATLATARSCYPDKRLVVVFQPHRFTRTQALFGEFCRCFEGVDELVLTEIYPASESPIPGVSGESLAQGIRQVSKTKVSFYPDFAAVEEALPDVLASGDLLLTLGAGNVWQVGQHFLEREGGA
- a CDS encoding cell division protein FtsQ/DivIB; this translates as MSVRVGGISGGIAISKKRKNAYSVAAPVKPSPTRGWRLGGNRNRALAAARFSQPRASRVSFSSVGGFFARIMTMGFAAAVIVAVSVGLLAGYRWLTTVNYFDLTNVDIAGVSRLSQDHVRALAEIAPGDNLLSLDMEQIRLALTRDPWIESATVKRVLPGSLSIQIVERVPAYLVHHQGGLYYCDESGRLIDRVEAGTFVSLPQIEVEAGMEKRLALLAELKRTVGEHRAPFRFSQVGWIRLSWGRGLEVQLMDSDILMCIGSENWMQNLHRLNLVWADLKRRGELDKVGVITAQDDKVWVEKKS
- the ftsA gene encoding cell division protein FtsA, yielding MAKSELIVGLDIGTTKICVVVGELSPEGVDVVGIGTAQSNGLRKGVVVNIEQTVQSIKKALEEAELMAGCEIRSVYAGIAGSHIKGFNSHGVIAVKGGEVGQRDVERVIDAAKAVAIPLDREVIHILPQEFIVDDQRGIADPLGMAGVRLEVKVHIVTGAVTSAQNIIRSCHRAGLDVSDIVLESLASAKAVLTDEEREIGVALVDLGGGTTDVALFANDSIKHTAVLALGGTNLTNDIAFGLRTPMASAEAIKVKYGCALADLVQKDEVIEVTSVGGREPRRLSRQVLAEICEPRVEEMLALVDQELIRSGMKGLIGAGVVLTGGTALIEGIQELGEQIFNLPTRVAYPDKVGGLKDVVHSPKYATAVGLLMYGAEKEGVEQRFRIRDENVFNRILGRMRKWFVDVK
- the ftsZ gene encoding cell division protein FtsZ, yielding MEYFELDTESSARIKVVGAGGGGSNAVDNMICSALKGVTFITANTDMQALSKSKAEFRLQIGEKLTKGLGAGANPEVGRDAALESIDLIRETLGDADMVFITAGMGGGTGTGAAPVIAQAAKEIGALTVAVVTKPFYFEGKKRLLQAEKGVQALREVVDSIITIPNDRLLSLASKKATFLEMLKKADEVLYFAVKGISDLIMVPGLINLDFADVKAVMSEMGLAMMGFGVSRGESRAREAALKAITSPLLEDVTIDGARGVLMNITCGPDLTIEEVDEAASTITEAVHEDAKVFFGTVFDQDAGDEMRITVIATGIDSERLAASTAAARQADERHAENVTPLSRTRTPNSSGPSGGGVPAQPSSVGGGVMQSPRAAKILTSATANDYNIPAYIRKGVKKTPESVAVQPPVKAHAPGEEEFIFDEEEFEIPSFIRMQAD